In bacterium, a genomic segment contains:
- a CDS encoding ankyrin repeat domain-containing protein: MDVRETIRKNDLETVKKLLAEKKDVNIRNDTGDTFLHIAVRMEKKEVAELLINKSAEINAKNNGEITPLHLAASRGYTDIGKLLIDKGADINIENNYGETPLHLAVREGHAEIAKLLIESGAIVNAQNNKGITPLDIAFDTYEWWGFDTQILKMLQTTLTGNFMKGTEPEGFFRESYLGTIKWGTSLQMFHNMDKKEIEVLQSLYEYHKKFENDEQYGKIVHALSDMTFEELDQITLYEKRDDDLKFFGITIEKIQYVFWYEKFLGVIIYRKDASLQKWRDFVKTVFSKYGIGLEIGCLLAAKCDIHPSFYIWSGKKTKMVLTRHCDLFIVSTELMKKRQKYLDMKRLDITSKMKYVPLPPSFYYEEKEKKYYLIPQELDVIYISKGENNEEVDKFALRGKHNAIKKDDTDKYWLTRQGWQPMLLGKVIDEEDAPITLQRLNPTGRPGSNITFDEILNYDGTIRLF, encoded by the coding sequence ATGGATGTGCGAGAAACAATAAGAAAAAACGATTTAGAGACAGTAAAAAAACTATTAGCTGAGAAAAAAGACGTTAATATCAGAAATGATACAGGAGATACATTTTTACATATAGCAGTCCGTATGGAAAAGAAAGAAGTTGCTGAACTGCTGATAAACAAAAGTGCGGAGATTAACGCTAAGAATAATGGGGAAATAACACCGTTACATTTAGCAGCAAGTAGAGGATATACAGATATTGGTAAACTTCTAATAGATAAAGGTGCAGATATTAATATAGAGAACAATTATGGGGAAACACCTTTGCATTTGGCAGTTAGAGAAGGGCATGCAGAAATTGCTAAACTATTGATAGAGTCGGGAGCAATAGTAAATGCCCAGAACAATAAAGGCATTACTCCTCTTGATATAGCGTTTGACACATACGAATGGTGGGGATTTGACACTCAAATTTTGAAAATGCTACAAACAACATTGACTGGAAATTTTATGAAGGGGACAGAGCCAGAAGGTTTTTTTCGAGAATCTTATTTAGGCACAATAAAATGGGGAACATCCTTGCAGATGTTTCATAATATGGATAAAAAAGAAATTGAAGTATTACAGTCTCTATATGAATATCACAAGAAGTTTGAAAATGATGAGCAATATGGGAAAATCGTCCACGCTTTATCCGATATGACATTTGAAGAATTAGATCAAATAACGTTATATGAGAAAAGAGATGATGACTTGAAATTTTTTGGCATAACAATTGAAAAAATTCAATACGTTTTCTGGTATGAAAAATTTCTTGGCGTTATTATTTACCGAAAAGACGCTAGTTTACAAAAGTGGAGAGATTTTGTAAAAACTGTATTTTCAAAATATGGTATAGGGCTGGAAATTGGTTGCTTATTAGCTGCAAAGTGTGATATACATCCAAGCTTTTATATATGGAGTGGAAAAAAAACAAAGATGGTGTTAACCAGACACTGTGATCTTTTCATAGTTTCTACAGAACTAATGAAGAAGAGACAAAAATATCTTGATATGAAACGTCTCGATATCACTTCAAAAATGAAGTATGTACCTCTACCACCAAGTTTTTATTATGAGGAGAAAGAAAAAAAGTATTATCTAATTCCTCAAGAATTGGATGTTATATATATAAGCAAAGGGGAAAATAATGAAGAAGTTGATAAATTTGCACTGAGAGGCAAACATAATGCAATAAAAAAAGATGACACTGACAAATACTGGTTGACACGACAAGGATGGCAACCGATGCTTTTAGGTAAAGTTATAGACGAAGAGGATGCGCCGATAACATTACAAAGACTTAATCCCACTGGACGGCCTGGTAGCAATATAACATTCGATGAAATACTAAATTATGATGGAACAATTAGGCTTTTCTGA